TGAACATCAACCGCTCGTGGTTCTGTGAGGGATAGACAATGAGTGAAAAATCCAATCTTCTGACGCTCGAAGAACTCCGTTCCCGTATGACGCTGGTTAACGAGACGCTGGTCGAGAATCTCAATGATTACTTTACCGTGGCTGGACAAATCGGCCGTGTAAAAGATGCACTTGGCTTACCCTATTTTGATGCGGCTCGCGAAGCGGAGATGATCAGTAATGTTGTAGACAAAAATCCTGGCCCAGTTCCGGACGATTTACTGAAGAAAATTTTTCGGGAGATCTTCAGTGTATCGATCGAAGTGATGATGTTGCAGAAAAAAATGGGCCTGCAAGTGAATCGTCTGCCAGGTATGGCTGATGCTGTCGTCACAACGCCGCATGCTGCTATCGGTGGCAAGAGAAAAGTCCTTATTGGCGGGCCTTGCGCGGTGGAATCCCGTGATCAAATGATGTCGATCGCTCAACATCTCCATGGCCTCGGCATCAATATTTTGCGTGGTGGGGCCTTTAAACCGCGGACATCTCCGTATAGTTTTCAAGGGCTGGAAGAAGAAGGGCTCCGTATCATGCGCGAAACGTGTGATGCCTTTGAAATGGATATGGTCACGGAGGTTTTGAGCGCGCGTGATGTGGGGCTCGTGAGCCAATACGCTGATATTTTGCAGGTCGGCACCAGAAATATGTTCAATTATACCCTGTTGAAAGAACTGGGACAGTCGCAAAAACCAGTATTTCTCAAACGGGGCCTCATGGCGACCATTGACGAATTTGTGTTGGCGGCCGAATATGTTTATGCAGGTGGGAACACGCAGGTTATTTTGTGTGAACGTGGCATACGGACTTTTGAAAATCAGACGCGAAATACACTGGATATTTCGGCAGTGCCCATATTAAAGAATCTGACACCGCTTCCGGTGATTGTGGATGTGAGTCATTCTTTGGGTCGGAAGGACATTATTGCACCGGTCGCACGTGCAGCATTGGCTGCCGGAGCTGACGGCATTATGTTCGAAGCGCATTCCAATCCGGAAGTTGCTTTGTCTGATTGTGAACAACAACTGACGCCTGACGAAGTGGCTGATTTGGTGGCTGCACTCGGGCAAATTGCCGAGTTAAGCTAATTGCTTGCGGTATTCTGGACGTAGAAAAAACACTGCCGTAAGTTATTTTTGCCGCCCGTGTTGCCAAAATTGATGGCGCACTGGCAACGTACTGAGAAGAGAGGGAGGAAGGCATGCCGTCGACCAACGACGAAAAAAGCGCGGTCATGGAGCAGCTGCGGGTAGATCTGGGCGGACGCTCCTACGACATTTTGATCGGCAGGGGACTTCGTGACCAGCTTGCTGCCGACCTGGCTGCACGAGGTGAAGGATCGGTCTGCGCTGTTGTTGCCGACAAGAATACGGCGCCGCTTTTTGGCGAACCGCTTGTCGAAGAGTTACGCCGATTCGGTGTTCGTGCGGGAATGTATGTTATTGAGCCGGGCGAGGAAAGCAAGTGTCTGGCGACTTTTGAATGGTTGCTCCATGAATTCAAGGCTCTTGGTCTCAAACGCCATGATCTCGTTGTTTCCGTAGGTGGAGGCGTCGTTGGGGACGTTTCCGGATTCGCGGCAGGCTGCTATATGCGTGGTGTCGACTATATTCAATTCCCGACAACACTGCTTTCGCAAGTCGATTCGTCCGTAGGCGGTAAAGTGGCTGTCAATCTCGGTTCGACCAAAAACTACTGTGGTTTGTTTAACCAACCACGCCAAGTCTATCTCGATGTGAGCGTATTGAAGAGCCTCCCCGAACGCGAAGTGAAGAGCGGATTGGGCGAGGTCTGTAAATATGCTCTTATGGCAGATGCTGAGCTTTATGGTTTTCTTATGGAAAATGCCGATGCAATCCTGGCCCTTGATGATGAAATAATGCCGAAGGTCATTGCCTGGTGTTGCCATATCAAGTCCGAAGTTGTTGCTGAAGATGAGCGAGAAACGACTGGTATTCGTGCCTTGCTCAACTATGGACACACATTCGGTCACGCATTGGAAGAGATCACCGACTTTGCGCTTTCCCATGGTGAGGCTGTTGCTTATGGTATGAAAGCTGCCGGATTGCTATCCAACAAAATGGGAATCTTGTCGGATGAAGAGTATGAAATGCATCATGCTCTCCTGAGCCGCTTCGGACTGGCCGACAAGCGACTTCATCTTGACGTGGATCGCTTTATGGAAGCCATGAATGCCGATAAGAAAGCTGGTACCGACACATTGCGGTACATTTTGGCTTCCCATATCGGCGTGGTCGAAGTCCGTGAAGATGTTCCGCTGGAATTAGTTCAAGAAGTCGTGGAGTGGCTGGTCGGGTAGGTTCTTTATTCTTTATTTCTCAAGAACAAAGGCCGGGTTCGTTTGAATCCGGCCTTTGCATTTCGATAGCTGTTTATCCAAATACTTTAATATCGGCTGCGAAAACGCCAAGAATTTTTTGGTCTACGACGATAGGCGTCGCAATGGTTAGACAATATTCTCCCGATGCCTGGGATTCGTAAATCGGGGAAATGTAGGTGTCTTCATTCTCCATGACACCGCGGAACCAGGGGCGTGTCGTCCAATTTGATCCGAGAACAGACTTGGCAGGAGCTGATGAAGCATGAGCAGTTCCGATATTTTCCGTGAATTGTATGCCTTTAGCATCCGTCGCATAGAGCAATTCCATGAAATGGTGTTCGGACAAGGCGTGCCGCATCAATCGTTCTACGGGTTGGCGTTGCATGGAGATCGTATCGGGATGCAGAGCCAGCTCTTCGACGGCATCTTGTGCTGTGCCCTGACCAATGAGTTTGAAGACGCCATTGAGTTTGATCAATTCTTCGATTTCATGGCCGAGTTGATCGATTGTTTGGGTAGAGCGCAACATACCTTCTGCCGTCTCTGAAGAAACCTCGCTGATACGATCAATGGCATTTTTAATGCGTTCACTGGCTGTGACCTGTTCGTCCGAGGCCTGGGCAATGGCAAGAACTCGATCGGATGCATTATCGGACAGGCTGACGATTTCCGTCAGTGCTTCCCGGGATTCTCCGGCCAGGTCGGTGGCTTCTGCAACGGCATTGGCTGCTTCGTCCATGTTTTTTATATTATCGAACGCACCTTGCTGAATTCCTTGAATGGCACGGCCGACTTCGTGAGTGGCGGACATGGTCTTTTCGGCGAGTTTCCGGACTTCATCGGCAACCACGGCAAAGCCTCGTCCGGCATCACCAGCTCGAGCGGCTTCAATGGCTGCATTCAGGGCGAGTAGGTTTGTTTGGTCCGCAATATCCGAAATCACGGTCATGACTTGACCGATGGACTCGGCCTGCTTGCCCAGTTCGGACATATTTACCTTAAGTGATTCCGTGAGCGAACGGACTTGATTGATGGAATCGACGGAGCGCAGGACGACGCTGGAACCATTCTCCGCCTTGTCTTTGGCATCTTTCGCTGCCTGAGCTGCGTCGGTTGCTAATTGCGCAACATTGAAAATCGAGGACAGCATGGAGTCGACCGAGTCGGCCGTTTCGCCGATGACTTCGGATTGGATCTCTGCTCCCTGGCTGACACCTTGCGCTTCGGTTTTGAGTTCTCTTGTGGCGTTTTTAATCGATGAAGCCACGTTTTCCAGAGTTTCGCCTGCCGCCAGCATGCCTTCGCGACGTACTTCGTCTTTCCGCTGTGTCTTGTCCGCCATGGCTGCGGCTTCGCGGGCTTGATTGGAATTACGCTCGGCTTCGTTCGCTTTGCGTTCGGCTTCATTCAGCGCCTGTTTCATGCCGTCCAACATTGTCTCCAAGGCTGTTTTCAGCATGGCCAACCGTCCGATGAAGTGACCGGTAACGCGGCTTTCCAGGTTTCCTTCAGCAACGTCCGTAGCAAAAGCTGTCAATTGTTCCAGCGGTTTCAGTAAATTGGAACGGATCAGGAGCCCAAGTCCGACGGCAGCAATACCAACGATGGCGAGACTCAACAAAATGGAATTGAAAACAATGGAGGAAGTTTCTTTTTCAATTAACTGTGAGGCGGCCCGTGCCGCTTGGACTGCATCAGGATTTGTCGAAATAACGGCTTGGTGGACATCCTTCCCAAGGCTTCCTAATTCAATACTATAGAGTCCGTTGGCGGCCAACGTGACAAGGACCAGCGCGCTGAGCATTGTTGCGGCTAGACGAAAGTGTAAAGATTGTAGCATGAAATACTCCTTCGAGACGTCAATACGTTGCGCATGGTCTCAATGTGTAACGGGAGCCATAAAATGATCGGTTCTGTGGAAGCTGTCAAGGACTTGTGTTACAATTTTGTAGTTCGATGGATTGGTCAGGAGTATTCGGCGAAATGACAGCCGGTATATGTCAAAACGCCATATAATAAGTCGATAAAAATTCTGTTACATCGACAGTCATGGGAGGGAATGAATTATTGATTTACTGTTTTCGTCAAGAATGAGGAATATGATCGCACTTTGAGCCTATTCTCCGAGAATTGAAGCCATAATGGATAAGAAGCGTTGCCAATATGCGGTATAGGTTGTTCCTTCGGCTAGAAATGGCGTCATGATGCAAGCACGTAAGACGAAAACTGTTCCAACGCGTTGCCATTCTTTTCCGCCAATGCCGAGACGTTCCAGAAAAGGCAGCGTCGAGTCGCCGTATTCATGGTGGTCGAGGCTTGTTTTCGAAGTGATAAAATCGGTTTTATATATTGGTCCGGCCACATAGGAACAACGATCGTACACTCGTCTGTTGATAGCATTCATGGTGTCCAGGTTTGCATTCCCCTCACGGTTGAATGCAAAGGCGACAATATTGAAATCTGGCCGGGTTAGCGCTGTAGCAATATACGTATGGCCATCCATGGCATGGACCGGTGGCATGGTAGAGAGGTTGTGGTAAAACGTGGCGGCTGCTTCAAGGCTGCGGGCTACAATGCGACCATGTCCGGAAACGTTCAATGGAACGGCTTTGTGCGCCGCCCAAACTGCTGCGGCTGCAGCACCGGCTTTTGATCCTTCAAGAATGAAATTTCCAAGTTGATTGTCTTCATCTCCTGATGCGGTGTAAGGCGCATGATAGCCGACACAATCGAGAATGCGTTTATCTTTGTGGACAATGGCACCAGCCGCATAGGGAACATACCCCATTTTATGGGAATCGATCGTAACGGCATCGGCTTCGGGCATGGCTTCGTAGGCGCGGTGCACTTCATTATCCGGCCATTCATCATACAGTCGAATGTCCATCTCTGTTTCATTCATGGCACAAACCGCCTCATGCGTCATGAAGGTATTGTTTTTGTCGAGGAAAAATGTGCGTCCATATCCACCGTATGCCGCGTCGATATGGAGAAAAAAGCCAAGACCTTTGGCCTCGTATGCTTTTTTAAGTGCAGCAATATGATGGATTTCATCAATGGCGCCTTCTTCGGTGGTTCCGACAACGGCAACAACGGCCAAAACAGGAATATCACGATGCAAACACTCTTCAAGCTGGGCGGCTAATGCATTGACATCCATGCGAAAGTCGGATCGTACCGGTATATGAACCAGTGCATCCGATCCCATGCCGAGAATATCCATTGCCTTTTCCCAACAATAGTGCCGGGTTTGCGGTACGAAAACGCGAGTGGGCCCTAATTGGGTTATGCCCTTGGCACGTATACTTCGCTGTAATGCATCATGGAGTTTTCCCGCTTCGCGTAAAGCTGAAACGAGATCAAGAATGGCTGTCATGCTCGCGTGGCGTAGCATGTGATTGGACCAGTCGGTCACGAGATCGGGGGCGACTTCGCGCGCGGCCAGTGGAAGCGACTTGGCATTTCGGGCACTCCAGAGCGCTTCAATATTCGCAACCGTACCGCCGGAGGTGATGTGTCCCCAAGCGGAGTTTGCCGAGTAGCCGATCATAGCGGCAAGTTGTCGACCGACTTCGAGTTCGAGATCGGTCGTGGCCGGAGAGCCTTCGAAGGCACAGTTATTCGGGTTATAGAGGATGGTCGCCATGGAACCGAGGACCGCGGGAATCAGAAGGTCACTGTTCATGTGTCCGAGATAGCGTGGTGAAAACCATGGCATGGACTTCGCTTTCAGGCGTGAGGACAGTTCCAAAAGTACTTCTTCGGTCCTGTCTTGAGACTGCATGAAAAATTCGGTGCGTTTTTTGGGCAGCGTGACGAACGGCGCGTCATCGGGGTGAAAGTTACGACGCCAATGGATATGTTCATCCATGAGAAAATCGAGCAATCGTTTGAAAAAATCATGATTTTCTGATTTTGGGCCTAAAAACAGCGCGTTGACGTCGAGATTGTCCATGGCCCTGATACTACGGATGTCAGTGCATCAGGTCAAAAGGAATCAGAGACGATTTCTCTCACGGAATCGATAGAGTGTGTCTGTAAGAATAATTTAAATGAAGCCAATAAGATATTGTGAGTGTGTTGTTCTTGAGTTCAAAGAATGTTATTCAGATATTATTTCTGTGCCGGTCCTTACCAACGGTATAATACCAAGGAGATGGATATGGACGTGAAAACGATTCTTTGGCCGACAGACTTGTCTTCGGTTTCTCTGCAGGCTGCACCGCATGTGTTGTCATTGTCTCAAAAGTATGGGGCCAATGTTGTTGTGCTCTATGTTGCTATTGATTTGTGCAATTATTTTCCTGCCTATGGGAATTACCCCAGCCGCAATATTGTACAGGAATTTCAGAGTTGGGAAGTGGAGCAAGCGAAGACCAAACTGGAGGGTTTGTGTGAACGTGAACTCAAGGCATGTCCCAATGTGAGAATTCGTCTTCTTCAAGGAGATCCTGTGGAAGAAATTTTGGCGAGTGTTAAAAAGGAAAATGCGCAGATGATTGTTTTGACTACGCGTGGGCATGGGCAAGACAAAAAGGGCATGACCAAAGAACTTGGGAGTACGGCCGAGATGATTGTAAAAAATGCTTTCGTACCTGTCGTAACGGTGAGTCCAGAGGCCTAAAGAGGAGTGGGTACGGCCGGACAACTCCGTCCGGCCGTTATAATTTTCGGTTGAGAGACGCTCTCGTCGGATACTGAGAGTATTAGGCTATGACGATATCGTCCATGGATTTGCGTTTTTTGGGAAAAATTTCTTTTTCATCCGGGTGACCAACTGCCAGCAGGTTGACAATGCGCATGCCGGCAGGCAGTCCGAAACGCGCTTTGATGTTGGCTTCATCGAACATGCCGATCCAACATGTCCCAAGTCCCATTTCTGTTGCGCGCAGCATCATAAACGAGACCGCGAGACCGACATTCATGGCGCAGGCGCCGAATTTGGCTTGTTCTTCGGCTGTGGCTTCACGCTTCACATAGGCATCGATACCATCCATGGTTTCCCCTTGAATGATATCGTTCTCACGATAGAAAAAAGCGGCAGACTGGGAATCCTTCACATACGTGTCAAGATCGGCACAACAAATAATAATGGCAGCAGATCCCGATAACCAACCTTGTTTCCGAGTCGCTTCGCTGGTGCCGAACCACGCCAGATCGGCCGGATCGGTAACGACTTTGAAACGCCAGGGTTGAGAATTCAGGCTGGACGGGGCATTGCGTCCAGCTTCCAGCAGTTCTTTCAGTTCGGTGTCTGTTAATGGTGCTGTGCTGAAAGCCCGAACGCTATGGCGTGCGGCAATGGCGTCTTTGACGTTCATGATGTGCTGTCCTTTGGTTTGTGGGGGTTGGACTGGCATTGAAAGCGCACGGAAAGACATCGGGTACACGCAAACAACGCCGGAAATGCAATATCGTATCGGTGGATCGATTGAAAAAGTCAAGCATACTTCGCCATAGTACCCTCAAGGGAACTCCACTTTGCTGGATAGTGTTACACATCATCAAGTGATCGGGATACGTTCACGAAAAAATTGTACGATGACCATGGTAATACGCGTTTAATATGTGTTCATATATCCCAAAAGACAATTGAGTTATGAGTCTTAAATGATAATTTTCAAACAATATTGCGATGAATGTTCACTCAGTAGATGACGTTTTCGAGGAGTGATGAACGGTCTTAATCCACCGTCGCCCCCGCGTGGGGCGTTAGCTCGTTCGCTAGTAACTCTATTTCGCCTGTCATGTCAGCTAATTGCCGCTGTCTTCAGGGGATGATAGCTATCCCCTGTGGGATTTTATGTGGGACTTCATTTCGAAGACGGATTTTTGACGACCCTTTGACGTCGAGAAAGCGGCCTCGATTTCGTTTTTCACGACGCCCAAAGACCTGATGTACCGCGTTGTTGTGAGTGCGTTCTTGTGGCGTAAAACTCCCTGAATTACGGGCAACGATACTCCTGCCTTCGCCATGATAGACGCGGACAGGTGCCGGATCGCATGGAAACCAAAAGGCTTCACATTCGCCTTCCGGCAAAGAGTTCCCATCATGGGCGCTCTTGTCGTGTACGGCTGTCCGTTTTTCTGTGTGAACAGGTAGATTCCGGCCTTCTCCATATGGCCAAACACTTCGGCCAGCGGTTCAACCATGGGGATATGGTCGTATTCCATTGACCCTCCTTGGCGCTTTCGCGTCCCGAGTCGAACTGTTCTAGCATCGATGTCGATGTCCGACCATGTAAGTCGAAAAACCTCGCCGCGTCTTGCTGCTGTGTAAAGAATCGTCAGGAGCATATCCCGTTGATCCTTCTTGGAGACGCCAACAACTTTCCAGAAATCGGTCTCGCTCGGAACATATCGTCTTTGCTCGTCATGGCCGAAGCGATCCGTCGCGGCGAAAGGGTTGTCTTTCGGAAAACCAAGGTATTTAACTCCCCACGACCATGCTGCCGCGAGTTCCTTCCTCAACTCGTTGGCTGCGCCACCACTGATTGCTCTTGCCTTTTTTGTTAATACTTCCATTGCGATTGCCGGAGTCATATCCTCCGCATTCATTTTTTCGCCAGTGTGGGATATGAGAAGTTTCGCAGCCCTGATTTTCCGCTTGTAGGTAGTCTGTGCGTACCCGGTTGCTTGTACTGCATCCAAGTACCTGTTAAACCATTCCAAGACCGTGACGATCTGGATTTTCGGGGCGTTCCAATCCTCGACCTTTTGGGACGCCTCCCATTTTTTTGCCTTCTCTTTGGTTTCGAATGTTTTTGTTTTTCGCATCCCATCGATGACTTTTTCCGCTCTCCACTTTCCGCTTTGCATCCTGTAAGGCATAAGCCTTCTCCGTGTATTCTCTGAATTTTTCCTCAAAGAACACGACGGCTCCACGAGACCCGCCGAACTGGACGCCGCCAAGCGCGTGTTTATGCCGATACACCCATGACACATCACGCCGCAAGCGCTTTGCCACTTCTTGTGCGGTGAGCGTCTGCCCGAGGTCTTCGAGTATCGTTCGTTCCATTGTCGTCACCATTTCTGCATCTTTTTTAGACTTGGCATTGGATCACTTCTTTGAAAGTTCCGTCCACAGCTCGAAATGTTCTTCAAGTATGCGGCCGAATACGTCCCAAATTTGGGGTCTGATTTCCTTTTTCGAGGGGGCTTCTATTGGCTCGACCCAAACACCATCATGCTTCCACCCGCAATCAAGCGGCGATTTCTGGGAATCTGTGCAACATCCAACGCAATCGACGCGTATTTGATCGAGTCGTTCAAAGGATGTCGGAGCCATTCTTTGCTTTTTGTCTTTTATAATAGCGTGTTGTTGTCGTTGTGCTCTGAGAATTCTCATGCACTTGGGGGAGCATGTTAGCTGTCCCCAGCTGTTGATTCTGAACTGTTTTCCGCAAACAGCACAGATGCGCTCTGTTTGTCTTATAACTATGGGAGTCCGAGTGATTGTATCCATGGTTCAATTCCTCCCCACCGGAGCCCAGAGGTGATAGATATTCCCCATGTCCACCATCTCTGACACTTTGGGGAAGACCTGGATGGCTTCGGTTTCTTCACCGAACCATTCATTTTTCCAACGCATGAGGTCTCGAAAGGATATTTTCACCATATTGCGGCGCGAAAACGAGACATGGAGCCATTCGACATTCCCGATTTCGGAAAGATCAAGAGACGCCAGGGCAAAGACATTGTTTTTGCGAGCGGCAGCCTGATGTCTCGGATTGGGGCTTTGTATCTGCGTCCAACCAGGAGCAATCATTGTGGCCGGTCGACTTGATATGATTCTGTGGAGCATGCTTTCTCCTTGTCTTTCCTCGGAGCTTCCCGACCACGTGCGACCGCTTATGCACATGGTCGGGGCTTTCCTTTGCCGGCCGCGTCAGTCAGATTCGGAGACCTGGTTTTTCAACCTGGTCATGGCCTGTGGAGGCATACTCTGTTGAGCCTGTATGGTTACGGTTCCGGCAATGGTGGTGTTCATACTGTGTCCTTATTGGTTCTGTGCAAAGCCTCTTCAATAGCCTGCTTTGAATACCAAGGCTCAGGATCATGGGGAGATATTTTGTAAATGATAATGACGGCGCATCCATCTTTTATATGTTCTCCAGTCACTTTCCTCATTGCATAGGCAAAAAAACTGCGTCCAGATAAACCGCGT
This genomic window from Desulfovibrio inopinatus DSM 10711 contains:
- a CDS encoding nitroreductase family protein, with protein sequence MNVKDAIAARHSVRAFSTAPLTDTELKELLEAGRNAPSSLNSQPWRFKVVTDPADLAWFGTSEATRKQGWLSGSAAIIICCADLDTYVKDSQSAAFFYRENDIIQGETMDGIDAYVKREATAEEQAKFGACAMNVGLAVSFMMLRATEMGLGTCWIGMFDEANIKARFGLPAGMRIVNLLAVGHPDEKEIFPKKRKSMDDIVIA
- a CDS encoding universal stress protein, with the protein product MDVKTILWPTDLSSVSLQAAPHVLSLSQKYGANVVVLYVAIDLCNYFPAYGNYPSRNIVQEFQSWEVEQAKTKLEGLCERELKACPNVRIRLLQGDPVEEILASVKKENAQMIVLTTRGHGQDKKGMTKELGSTAEMIVKNAFVPVVTVSPEA
- a CDS encoding methyl-accepting chemotaxis protein, with amino-acid sequence MLQSLHFRLAATMLSALVLVTLAANGLYSIELGSLGKDVHQAVISTNPDAVQAARAASQLIEKETSSIVFNSILLSLAIVGIAAVGLGLLIRSNLLKPLEQLTAFATDVAEGNLESRVTGHFIGRLAMLKTALETMLDGMKQALNEAERKANEAERNSNQAREAAAMADKTQRKDEVRREGMLAAGETLENVASSIKNATRELKTEAQGVSQGAEIQSEVIGETADSVDSMLSSIFNVAQLATDAAQAAKDAKDKAENGSSVVLRSVDSINQVRSLTESLKVNMSELGKQAESIGQVMTVISDIADQTNLLALNAAIEAARAGDAGRGFAVVADEVRKLAEKTMSATHEVGRAIQGIQQGAFDNIKNMDEAANAVAEATDLAGESREALTEIVSLSDNASDRVLAIAQASDEQVTASERIKNAIDRISEVSSETAEGMLRSTQTIDQLGHEIEELIKLNGVFKLIGQGTAQDAVEELALHPDTISMQRQPVERLMRHALSEHHFMELLYATDAKGIQFTENIGTAHASSAPAKSVLGSNWTTRPWFRGVMENEDTYISPIYESQASGEYCLTIATPIVVDQKILGVFAADIKVFG
- the aroB gene encoding 3-dehydroquinate synthase, producing the protein MPSTNDEKSAVMEQLRVDLGGRSYDILIGRGLRDQLAADLAARGEGSVCAVVADKNTAPLFGEPLVEELRRFGVRAGMYVIEPGEESKCLATFEWLLHEFKALGLKRHDLVVSVGGGVVGDVSGFAAGCYMRGVDYIQFPTTLLSQVDSSVGGKVAVNLGSTKNYCGLFNQPRQVYLDVSVLKSLPEREVKSGLGEVCKYALMADAELYGFLMENADAILALDDEIMPKVIAWCCHIKSEVVAEDERETTGIRALLNYGHTFGHALEEITDFALSHGEAVAYGMKAAGLLSNKMGILSDEEYEMHHALLSRFGLADKRLHLDVDRFMEAMNADKKAGTDTLRYILASHIGVVEVREDVPLELVQEVVEWLVG
- a CDS encoding DUF7694 domain-containing protein: MLHRIISSRPATMIAPGWTQIQSPNPRHQAAARKNNVFALASLDLSEIGNVEWLHVSFSRRNMVKISFRDLMRWKNEWFGEETEAIQVFPKVSEMVDMGNIYHLWAPVGRN
- a CDS encoding pyridoxal phosphate-dependent decarboxylase family protein yields the protein MDNLDVNALFLGPKSENHDFFKRLLDFLMDEHIHWRRNFHPDDAPFVTLPKKRTEFFMQSQDRTEEVLLELSSRLKAKSMPWFSPRYLGHMNSDLLIPAVLGSMATILYNPNNCAFEGSPATTDLELEVGRQLAAMIGYSANSAWGHITSGGTVANIEALWSARNAKSLPLAAREVAPDLVTDWSNHMLRHASMTAILDLVSALREAGKLHDALQRSIRAKGITQLGPTRVFVPQTRHYCWEKAMDILGMGSDALVHIPVRSDFRMDVNALAAQLEECLHRDIPVLAVVAVVGTTEEGAIDEIHHIAALKKAYEAKGLGFFLHIDAAYGGYGRTFFLDKNNTFMTHEAVCAMNETEMDIRLYDEWPDNEVHRAYEAMPEADAVTIDSHKMGYVPYAAGAIVHKDKRILDCVGYHAPYTASGDEDNQLGNFILEGSKAGAAAAAVWAAHKAVPLNVSGHGRIVARSLEAAATFYHNLSTMPPVHAMDGHTYIATALTRPDFNIVAFAFNREGNANLDTMNAINRRVYDRCSYVAGPIYKTDFITSKTSLDHHEYGDSTLPFLERLGIGGKEWQRVGTVFVLRACIMTPFLAEGTTYTAYWQRFLSIMASILGE
- a CDS encoding bifunctional 3-deoxy-7-phosphoheptulonate synthase/chorismate mutase, which codes for MSEKSNLLTLEELRSRMTLVNETLVENLNDYFTVAGQIGRVKDALGLPYFDAAREAEMISNVVDKNPGPVPDDLLKKIFREIFSVSIEVMMLQKKMGLQVNRLPGMADAVVTTPHAAIGGKRKVLIGGPCAVESRDQMMSIAQHLHGLGINILRGGAFKPRTSPYSFQGLEEEGLRIMRETCDAFEMDMVTEVLSARDVGLVSQYADILQVGTRNMFNYTLLKELGQSQKPVFLKRGLMATIDEFVLAAEYVYAGGNTQVILCERGIRTFENQTRNTLDISAVPILKNLTPLPVIVDVSHSLGRKDIIAPVARAALAAGADGIMFEAHSNPEVALSDCEQQLTPDEVADLVAALGQIAELS
- a CDS encoding tyrosine-type recombinase/integrase codes for the protein MRKNSENTRRRLMPYRMQSGKWRAEKVIDGMRKTKTFETKEKAKKWEASQKVEDWNAPKIQIVTVLEWFNRYLDAVQATGYAQTTYKRKIRAAKLLISHTGEKMNAEDMTPAIAMEVLTKKARAISGGAANELRKELAAAWSWGVKYLGFPKDNPFAATDRFGHDEQRRYVPSETDFWKVVGVSKKDQRDMLLTILYTAARRGEVFRLTWSDIDIDARTVRLGTRKRQGGSMEYDHIPMVEPLAEVFGHMEKAGIYLFTQKNGQPYTTRAPMMGTLCRKANVKPFGFHAIRHLSASIMAKAGVSLPVIQGVLRHKNALTTTRYIRSLGVVKNEIEAAFSTSKGRQKSVFEMKSHIKSHRG